In a single window of the Nilaparvata lugens isolate BPH chromosome 1, ASM1435652v1, whole genome shotgun sequence genome:
- the LOC111057564 gene encoding neuropeptide CCHamide-1 receptor codes for METQQNETDSMELNATSETVIPLEDRPETYVVPVIFALIFLVGVVGNGTLVFIFARHRNMRNVPNTYILSLALGDLLVILSCVPFTSTVYTFESWPYGELICKLSETSKDISIGVSVFTLTALSADRFFAIVDPMGNFSIGGRGATRCTIMIACGIWLLAALCAVPAAITSYIRDFTDNNKVLFHVCYPYPVEWGPMYPKTVVLIKFLFYYAIPLVIIAFFYSLMARHLILSTRNIPGEMQCQVRQVRARKKVAKTVLTFVVVFAVCFFPHHMFMLWFYYYPDAQSSYNSFWNYLRIVGFCLSFINSCINPIALYCVSGTFRKHFDRYLFCCWRRPGSRRSRSQRRTVTRRGWDSTTTAPGHQSTMRRHADPTEITLTTFMNGADKNAII; via the coding sequence ATGGAGACTCAACAAAATGAAACTGATTCTATGGAATTGAACGCTACAAGTGAGACAGTGATCCCTTTAGAAGATCGCCCTGAGACTTATGTTGTACCGGTAATATTCGCTCTGATATTTTTAGTCGGTGTTGTTGGGAATGGAACTCTGGTTTTTATATTTGCACGTCATCGAAATATGCGTAACGTACCAAATACCTATATACTATCCTTAGCATTGGGTGACCTTCTGGTCATTCTCAGTTGTGTACCCTTCACATCAACTGTATACACCTTCGAATCTTGGCCCTATGGAGAGCTCATCTGCAAACTTTCAGAGACGTCAAAAGACATATCAATAGGAGTATCAGTATTCACTCTCACAGCGCTCAGTGCTGACCGATTCTTCGCAATAGTTGATCCCATGGGCAATTTTTCAATTGGTGGAAGAGGAGCTACTCGTTGCACTATTATGATAGCATGTGGAATATGGCTGCTAGCTGCATTATGCGCCGTGCCTGCTGCAATAACATCCTACATACGAGATTTTACTGACAACAATAAAGTATTGTTTCATGTATGTTACCCATATCCTGTGGAATGGGGCCCCATGTATCCGAAAACTGTAGTGCTTATCAAGTTCCTCTTCTACTACGCCATACCGCTTGTGATTATCGCATTCTTCTACTCGCTTATGGCGAGGCATCTGATTTTGAGCACAAGGAATATACCAGGCGAAATGCAATGTCAAGTGAGACAAGTGCGAGCGAGAAAGAAAGTTGCTAAAACAGTACTCACTTTTGTGGTTGTATTTGCAGTCTGTTTCTTTCCACATCACATGTTCATGCTCTGGTTCTACTACTATCCGGATGCTCAAAGTAGTTACAACAGCTTCTGGAACTACTTGAGGATTGTTGGGTTTTGTCTAAGTTTCATCAACTCGTGCATAAACCCGATAGCGTTGTACTGCGTGTCGGGAACGTTTAGGAAGCATTTCGATCGCTACTTGTTCTGCTGTTGGCGAAGGCCGGGCTCGAGGCGCAGTCGGTCGCAGCGCAGGACGGTGACCCGGCGAGGGTGGGACTCGACCACGACTGCCCCCGGCCACCAGAGCACTATGCGAAGGCATGCCGACCCCACTGAGATCACCCTCACCACATTCATGAACGGCGCTGATAAAAATGCCATCATATGA